In Sebastes fasciatus isolate fSebFas1 chromosome 24, fSebFas1.pri, whole genome shotgun sequence, the following are encoded in one genomic region:
- the LOC141762811 gene encoding bifunctional epoxide hydrolase 2-like isoform X2: MSAPEAEETHSCWKTEADKLKILSLRSEEMAEKKAILFNFWGVAVSSRPHDVFHKLEELHNLPGGFLSGVASQKDGAMSRAERGQMTLSQMIPAFGAECVKEAEVKGVTLPSDWSVRGLLEELRAVMMDVQPAVLKTAASLRHSGLLTAVLANHWLDDGVAGDGPARLLSLLGGHFDLVLQSCRSGHMVPEPAMFSSALHHLGVTSQQALWLDADEEGVKAAEGAGMKAILVENLDDALNKLANFTGVQAVGAESPPASCRPDEVSHGYVTIRPGVRTHYVEMGSGPPVVLCHGFPESWYSWRYQIPAVAAAGFRVLALDMKGYGESTAPPDIEEYSQEQLCKDLITFMDKMSMPQVTLVGHDWGGALVWTMSQYYPERVRAVASLNTPLFRADPSVSPAEKLKAVPIFDYQLYFQKPGVAEAELEKDLERTFKIFFFSSAEAERRPALSTAGVCARGGLFVGLPEQIPRSCMLTEADLQYYVSQYKERGFRRPLNWYRNGDLNWRWMCSRPTGKVKTRCCCRPSPRGWRT; the protein is encoded by the exons ATGTCAGCACCAGAAGCAGAGGAAACACATTCCTGTTGGAAGACAGAGGCAGACAAATTAAAGATCCTTTCACTCAGGTCAGAGGAGATGGCTGAGAAGAAAGCCATCTTGTTCAACTTCTGGGGAGTTGCTGTCTCTTCcagacctcatgacgttttccacaAGTTGGAGGAGTTGCATAACCTGCCAGG TGGTTTTCTGTCCGGCGTGGCGTCCCAGAAGGACGGTGCCATGAGCCGGGCAGAGAGAGGTCAGATGACCCTTTCTCAG atgatCCCAGCCTTCGGGGCAGAGTGTGTGAAGGAGGCCGAGGTCAAGGGTGTGACCCTGCCATCTGATTGGTCAGTGAGAGGCCTGCTGGAGGAGCTCAGAGCGGTGATGATGGACGTCCAACCAGCCGTGCTGAAGACCGCTGCCAGCCTGCGTCACAGTG GGCTACTGACAGCTGTTCTGGCCAATCACTGGCTAGATGACGGCGTGGCTGGAGACGGTCCAGCccgcctcctctctctgctgggcGGCCACTTTGACCTGGTCCTCCAGTCCTGCCGCTCAGGTCACATGGTCCCAGAGCCCGCCATGTTCAGCTCCGCTCTGCATCACCTGGGAGTGACATCACAACAG GCTCTGTGGTTGGATGCAGATGAGGAAGGTGTGAAGGCAGCAGAGGGAGCGGGAATGAAGGCCATCTTGGTGGAAAATCTGGATGACGCTCTGAACAAACTGGCCAACTTTACTGGAGTTCAG GCTGTTGGAGCAGAGAGTCCTCCAGCATCCTGCAGACCTGATGAAGTGTCTCATGGATACGTCACCATCAGG cctggTGTGAGGACTCATTATGTTGAAATGGGCTCAGGTCCACCAGTTGTGCTGTGTCACGGCTTCCCTGAGAGCTGGTACTCCTGGAGGTACCAG ATCCCAGCCGTGGCAGCAGCAGGATTCAGGGTGTTGGCTCTGGACATGAAGGGATACGGAGAGTCCACAGCACCCCCAG ACATAGAGGAATATTCTCAGGAGCAGCTTTGCAAG GATTTAATCACATTTATGGACAAAATG TCGATGCCACAGGTCACCCTGGTGGGTCACGACTGGGGCGGCGCTCTGGTGTGGACCATGTCTCAGTACTACCCTGAGAGAGtcag GGCTGTGGCGTCTCTGAACACTCCTCTGTTCCGTGCGGATCCTTCTGTAAGTCCAGCAGAGAAACTGAAGGCTGTTCCCATATTTGATTACCAGCTCTACTTCCAAAAACCT ggcGTAGCAGAGGCCGAGCTGGAGAAAGACTTGGAGAGGACGTtcaagattttctttttcagcaGTGCTGAAGcg GAGAGGCGTCCTGCTCTCAGCACTGCAGGAGTCTGTGCTCGAG GTGGTCTTTTTGTGGGTCTGCCGGAGCAGATTCCCCGCAGCTGCATGCTGACGGAGGCCGACCTGCAGTACTACGTCAGCCAGTACAAAGAGCGAGGCTTCAG